The Sporomusa termitida genome has a window encoding:
- a CDS encoding LysE family translocator, whose protein sequence is MLLAKDTLAAAPAQAAMSPKDTFWQGLIIDVLNPKVALFFLSFLPQFIDPHNSYGIIPFLILGLTFIVTGALWLLGVVYFSAKVTTLLREKTNVMNKVCGSLYLLLGAKLLAAEKS, encoded by the coding sequence ATGCTGCTGGCGAAGGATACGCTGGCGGCTGCACCGGCGCAAGCGGCCATGTCGCCCAAAGATACCTTCTGGCAGGGGTTAATCATCGATGTCCTCAATCCCAAAGTAGCGTTGTTTTTTCTTTCGTTCCTGCCGCAGTTTATTGATCCGCACAACAGTTACGGGATCATTCCCTTTTTAATCTTAGGCCTGACCTTCATCGTTACCGGTGCCCTCTGGCTGCTGGGCGTAGTTTATTTTTCCGCCAAGGTCACCACGCTGCTGCGTGAAAAGACGAATGTGATGAACAAAGTTTGCGGCAGCCTCTATCTCCTGTTGGGAGCCAAACTGCTCGCTGCCGAAAAAAGCTAG
- a CDS encoding putative holin-like toxin: protein MVSTFEAMYLMVAFATLVVLIIKQK, encoded by the coding sequence ATGGTGTCAACATTTGAGGCAATGTACTTAATGGTCGCATTCGCAACACTTGTTGTGCTCATCATAAAACAGAAATAA
- the istB gene encoding IS21-like element helper ATPase IstB — protein sequence MIELEHTRDLLKELGLSTASELLDARLEAAAHSELTYLSFLGGLLEVENAERKRRSEETRMKLSRLPHRKTLDDFDFNFQPGIDSRQMKELATLAFAARRENVVFLGPPGVGKTHLAVGLAVEALRAGLTVYFVSLAQLIADLKKAMLTGKLDRRWRVYTRPAILIIDEVGYAQLDREAAELMFQLICSRYEKGSIILTSNKFFSDWGELMSDTVIATALLDRLLHHAHVINIRGDTYRLRDRLKTGVKTVPPADIHAADKPAIS from the coding sequence ATGATAGAACTGGAACACACCCGTGACCTTTTAAAAGAACTGGGACTTAGCACGGCATCTGAGCTGCTGGATGCACGGCTTGAGGCTGCGGCTCACAGTGAACTAACTTATTTATCATTCCTCGGAGGGCTTCTCGAAGTAGAGAACGCCGAGCGTAAACGGCGCAGCGAAGAAACAAGGATGAAATTATCTCGTCTTCCGCACCGTAAAACACTGGATGATTTCGATTTCAACTTTCAGCCAGGCATAGATAGCAGACAAATGAAAGAACTGGCAACACTAGCCTTTGCGGCACGGCGAGAAAATGTAGTGTTTCTCGGTCCGCCTGGTGTGGGTAAGACCCATCTTGCCGTTGGCCTGGCGGTTGAGGCGCTCAGAGCAGGCCTCACAGTATATTTCGTCAGCTTGGCTCAGCTCATTGCTGATTTGAAAAAAGCCATGCTGACCGGTAAACTGGACCGGCGATGGAGGGTCTACACAAGGCCAGCCATACTGATCATTGATGAGGTTGGGTATGCGCAGCTCGACCGCGAGGCAGCGGAGTTAATGTTCCAGCTAATCTGCTCACGCTACGAGAAGGGCAGCATAATACTTACTAGCAACAAGTTCTTTAGCGACTGGGGCGAATTAATGAGCGACACCGTAATTGCAACGGCCTTGCTGGACCGGTTACTGCATCATGCCCATGTCATCAACATTCGCGGAGACACTTATAGACTCAGGGATAGATTGAAGACCGGCGTAAAAACGGTGCCACCGGCTGACATCCATGCAGCGGACAAACCGGCGATATCTTGA
- the istA gene encoding IS21 family transposase → MLRSGLILMIRQKALAGQSPYTIGKELGISKNTAKKYAAGDTGQHRLKGRTRPSKLDPFKSIIDEMVQNGIFNCVVIYEHLQNLGYTGGITILKDYVKDMRPARNSPAVRRYETPPGKQAQMDWGITHYLDEHGIVHKTPVFVMIMGSSRSKYVEFTKRCDFYSLLRCMVNAFEYFGGVPQVVLTDRMKTVIDGSEAGKPLWNKRFEDFAADMGFLPKVCRPRRPQTKGKVERLVDYVKNNFLPGRQFLDVDDLNLQALEWCRKVDSKPHGTTGEIPLHALQKEPLLPLPDKAVRDNYRWELRKVTRDGFVSFDGAKYGVPWQYSGREVRVRISGDKFEAYDGEVRIAHHKVVYTSGRIVWLKGQYEGLAERNGMAAPFSYAKQTDNPTVEIRPLSLYDRVAGVI, encoded by the coding sequence ATGTTAAGGAGTGGGCTAATACTTATGATACGGCAAAAAGCTTTGGCGGGTCAATCCCCGTATACAATTGGCAAAGAATTAGGTATATCGAAAAATACGGCAAAGAAATATGCTGCCGGTGATACAGGACAGCACCGGCTGAAAGGTCGGACAAGGCCTTCTAAACTCGATCCATTTAAGTCCATAATCGACGAAATGGTACAAAACGGCATATTCAACTGTGTAGTAATCTATGAACACCTACAAAACCTTGGTTATACAGGCGGCATTACCATCCTTAAGGACTATGTGAAGGACATGCGTCCAGCAAGGAATTCACCGGCGGTAAGGCGATATGAAACCCCTCCCGGTAAACAGGCTCAGATGGACTGGGGCATCACTCACTACCTGGATGAGCATGGCATCGTTCATAAAACGCCGGTATTCGTGATGATCATGGGTAGCTCAAGAAGTAAGTATGTGGAGTTCACGAAACGCTGCGATTTCTACAGCCTGCTTCGCTGCATGGTAAACGCCTTCGAATATTTCGGCGGTGTTCCCCAGGTTGTTCTCACTGACAGGATGAAGACAGTCATTGATGGCAGCGAGGCCGGCAAGCCGCTCTGGAATAAGCGCTTTGAGGATTTTGCCGCCGATATGGGCTTCCTACCAAAAGTTTGTCGGCCGAGAAGGCCTCAGACTAAAGGTAAGGTAGAACGGCTTGTGGACTATGTAAAAAACAACTTCCTTCCAGGCAGACAGTTTCTGGATGTTGACGACCTGAATCTTCAGGCACTGGAGTGGTGCCGTAAAGTGGATAGCAAACCACATGGTACTACGGGCGAAATACCACTTCATGCTTTACAGAAGGAGCCGCTCCTGCCTCTACCGGATAAAGCGGTTCGCGATAACTATCGCTGGGAACTGCGAAAAGTGACGCGCGATGGTTTTGTCAGCTTTGATGGAGCTAAATACGGCGTACCTTGGCAGTATAGCGGACGTGAAGTCAGAGTGCGAATTTCCGGTGACAAATTTGAGGCTTATGACGGCGAAGTGAGAATCGCCCATCATAAAGTGGTATATACATCGGGCAGAATCGTCTGGCTCAAAGGCCAGTATGAAGGATTGGCAGAAAGAAATGGGATGGCAGCCCCGTTTTCGTATGCGAAGCAGACGGACAACCCGACGGTTGAAATCAGGCCGCTCAGCTTGTATGACAGGGTTGCCGGGGTGATCTGA
- a CDS encoding SymE family type I addiction module toxin, with protein MSGERESSRILTVYYTYLNNGKDRWPLIRLQGKWLQDLGFQSGNKITIEDHSGALLIKAVPDEGKKLI; from the coding sequence TTGTCCGGTGAAAGGGAAAGTTCACGCATTCTGACTGTCTATTATACATACCTCAATAACGGAAAAGACCGTTGGCCGCTAATCCGGCTGCAGGGTAAATGGCTCCAGGACCTTGGTTTTCAGAGTGGGAATAAGATTACCATTGAAGACCATAGCGGTGCATTGTTAATCAAAGCAGTACCTGATGAAGGGAAAAAGCTGATCTAA